One genomic region from Paramicrobacterium agarici encodes:
- the rbsD gene encoding D-ribose pyranase, whose translation MKRTGILNAELSGALATLGHTDLLMVVDAGFPIPRSAHRVDLAIAENLPDLRTVLGLIADELVVEGVVRAEDVTTNNPRLDEWIQGRFTDAEFSTRSHADMLGELAQQAKVIVRTGAFEPWGNIGLFCGVDVPRWFGGDGVIAPDYYASKL comes from the coding sequence ATGAAACGCACCGGCATTTTGAACGCCGAACTGAGCGGAGCGCTTGCCACACTCGGCCACACCGACCTGCTCATGGTCGTGGACGCGGGTTTCCCGATTCCACGCAGCGCACATCGCGTCGACCTCGCCATCGCAGAGAACCTGCCCGACCTTCGCACGGTGCTTGGTCTCATCGCAGATGAGCTTGTCGTCGAGGGGGTCGTGCGGGCAGAAGACGTGACCACGAACAACCCTCGACTTGACGAGTGGATTCAGGGGCGCTTCACCGATGCCGAATTCTCGACGCGCTCGCACGCCGACATGCTGGGCGAACTTGCCCAGCAGGCCAAGGTGATCGTACGCACCGGGGCTTTCGAGCCGTGGGGAAACATCGGCCTCTTCTGCGGAGTGGACGTCCCTCGCTGGTTCGGCGGCGACGGCGTCATCGCCCCGGACTACTACGCGTCAAAGCTTTAA
- a CDS encoding sugar ABC transporter ATP-binding protein, protein MASATPLVEIRELSRNFGPVRALDDVSFDIVEGEVMGLVGENGAGKSTLLKILAGLQPPSSGTVRVDGSAIESFDPNTVLSKHSIAIVPQELSLLQDRTVAENILAGIEPGSRLFPSKRQMDARARDLLAELDLDIDPGASVRQLDLAIQQLVVVARSIARGCKVLILDEPTAMLTPAEASRLFALMAKLKSQGTTMVYVSHRMPEIFELCDRLEVLRDGRHVASWHRDEVTPDDVVAAMVGRELEKFDGRDNRSIPADVAPALRVTELSGRRHDDVTFDVRPGEILGIAGLPDSGRVELLANIFGSDRARSGRVTLKGAPYESRSPIASVGHKLGFLPGERRAQGILTTMTVGENIGVLRTRAHSTLGMVQKGKLATFSQKLAESMRVKTASLGAPITSLSGGNQQKALLARWMSIDPEVLMLDEPTRGVDVGAKVEIYERLFDLADRGVAIICSSSDLPELLTATDRILVMREGRVAGVLESRDATEESIMALATNASADELASTKGLE, encoded by the coding sequence ATGGCTTCCGCAACGCCGCTCGTCGAAATCCGCGAGCTCTCGCGCAACTTCGGGCCGGTTCGGGCACTTGACGATGTCAGCTTCGACATTGTCGAGGGCGAGGTGATGGGTCTGGTCGGTGAGAACGGTGCAGGCAAATCGACACTGTTGAAGATCTTGGCGGGCCTGCAACCGCCGAGCTCAGGCACGGTTCGAGTCGACGGTAGCGCAATCGAGAGCTTCGATCCCAACACCGTACTAAGCAAGCACTCGATCGCGATCGTTCCCCAGGAACTGTCGCTGCTGCAAGATCGGACAGTCGCCGAGAACATCCTCGCGGGCATTGAACCCGGCTCGCGGCTCTTCCCGTCGAAACGCCAAATGGATGCTCGTGCCCGTGACCTCCTCGCGGAACTGGACCTCGACATCGATCCCGGCGCGAGTGTTCGTCAGCTCGACCTTGCGATTCAACAGCTCGTGGTCGTCGCGCGCTCGATTGCACGCGGCTGCAAGGTCCTGATTCTCGATGAGCCGACAGCAATGCTCACCCCCGCAGAAGCCAGCAGGCTCTTCGCGCTCATGGCCAAGCTCAAATCGCAGGGCACGACCATGGTGTACGTCTCGCACCGGATGCCAGAGATCTTTGAACTCTGCGATCGGCTCGAAGTGCTGCGCGATGGCCGACACGTGGCGTCGTGGCACCGCGACGAAGTGACTCCAGATGACGTTGTCGCTGCGATGGTCGGCCGTGAACTGGAGAAGTTCGACGGGCGCGACAACCGATCGATTCCGGCCGACGTCGCTCCGGCATTGAGGGTGACTGAGTTGAGCGGCCGTCGTCACGACGACGTCACCTTCGACGTGCGTCCGGGGGAGATTCTCGGAATCGCGGGCCTTCCAGACTCGGGGCGAGTCGAACTGCTCGCGAACATTTTCGGTTCAGACCGAGCGAGATCAGGTCGCGTCACGCTCAAGGGTGCGCCCTACGAATCGCGCTCGCCGATCGCGAGTGTTGGGCACAAGCTGGGCTTTCTGCCTGGAGAACGCCGTGCCCAAGGCATCCTGACGACGATGACCGTTGGCGAGAACATCGGTGTGCTTCGAACGCGCGCACACTCCACCCTGGGAATGGTCCAGAAGGGAAAGCTGGCCACGTTCTCACAGAAGCTCGCCGAAAGTATGCGCGTGAAGACGGCGAGTCTCGGTGCTCCGATTACGAGCCTTTCCGGTGGCAACCAGCAGAAAGCTCTACTGGCGCGCTGGATGTCCATCGACCCGGAGGTTCTCATGCTCGATGAGCCGACCCGCGGCGTGGACGTGGGAGCGAAAGTCGAGATCTATGAACGGCTCTTCGATCTGGCCGATCGGGGCGTCGCGATCATTTGCTCGTCGTCAGACCTACCAGAGCTGCTGACGGCAACCGACCGCATTCTCGTGATGCGCGAAGGAAGAGTCGCGGGCGTGCTTGAATCCCGCGACGCAACGGAGGAATCCATTATGGCGCTCGCCACCAACGCCTCGGCTGACGAGCTCGCCTCGACGAAGGGACTGGAATGA
- the deoC gene encoding deoxyribose-phosphate aldolase codes for MTDTTATGTATLSPAQLAPYIQHTKIETGITRDEMLAHAHEAIEHGFNAAMVPASWIRDVASELAGTGVELATALDFPTVGVMTSAGKAAEAEAIAKLGATQLDIGVQVGWLKSGLYDAFRDDIAGVVKASGIPVKVMLELPLLTDAEKETAVELAMEAGAAFLKNASSGQIETANPDSIRYLVDRARDGVKVKASGSIKTYRQALGLIDAGAVLLGTSAGMAIISDTGDENTTSY; via the coding sequence ATGACTGACACCACGGCGACCGGCACAGCGACCCTGTCACCGGCACAACTGGCCCCCTACATCCAGCACACGAAGATCGAAACGGGAATCACTCGTGACGAGATGCTTGCGCACGCACATGAAGCGATTGAGCACGGATTCAACGCTGCGATGGTTCCCGCATCCTGGATCCGCGACGTTGCCAGCGAACTGGCTGGGACCGGCGTCGAGCTCGCTACAGCGCTCGACTTTCCCACGGTCGGGGTCATGACCAGCGCCGGAAAGGCGGCCGAGGCCGAGGCGATTGCCAAGCTCGGCGCGACGCAGCTAGACATTGGCGTGCAGGTCGGATGGCTCAAGAGTGGCCTGTACGACGCCTTCCGTGACGACATCGCTGGTGTCGTGAAAGCGAGCGGCATTCCCGTGAAGGTGATGCTCGAGCTTCCACTGCTCACGGACGCTGAGAAGGAAACCGCGGTCGAGCTCGCAATGGAGGCCGGGGCCGCGTTCTTGAAGAACGCATCGAGTGGTCAGATTGAGACCGCGAATCCTGACAGCATCCGGTATCTCGTCGACCGAGCTCGCGACGGAGTGAAGGTCAAGGCGTCGGGATCGATCAAGACATACCGTCAGGCGCTGGGACTTATTGACGCAGGCGCGGTGCTACTCGGCACGAGCGCCGGCATGGCCATTATCAGCGACACCGGTGACGAGAATACGACGAGTTACTGA
- a CDS encoding sugar ABC transporter substrate-binding protein yields the protein MSFKTKTRRLLVAGAAAVASALVLAGCGAITPANSSGEEQEFELADYIQQRIDDGDPLRIKLSYHDPSLAFATPIKAGMEKAGEEFGVDVSLIGPTGGDAAKQVSELQTLIQQKAVDGLAVSSASSDALKPVISQAYDAGIPIISFNTDNPGSDQMGFVGQDLKASGASEAEELLKTLGDSASGKVVVFSLDTGAGWSHDRFGGFEEALADTDLEVVGPVNVGNEPSEAYNTVASTMAGQKDVVAIAGLDCCSTTAAAKWIAQSGKAADIAMVGFDLLSTTAGYIEEGVVTFTISQNPTEQGYQAVKVLTDFLQEGMPIEGVDTGAQIITKENLDEATVED from the coding sequence ATGTCTTTCAAGACTAAAACCCGTCGTCTGCTCGTTGCAGGCGCAGCAGCAGTAGCGAGTGCGCTAGTTCTGGCTGGCTGCGGCGCAATCACCCCGGCGAATTCCAGTGGAGAAGAGCAAGAGTTTGAACTTGCCGACTACATTCAACAGCGCATCGACGATGGAGATCCGCTGCGCATCAAACTGAGCTACCATGACCCCTCGCTCGCATTCGCCACCCCGATCAAGGCAGGAATGGAAAAGGCCGGAGAGGAGTTCGGCGTTGACGTAAGCCTGATCGGGCCAACAGGCGGCGACGCGGCCAAGCAGGTCTCTGAGCTCCAGACCCTGATTCAGCAGAAGGCCGTTGACGGTCTTGCCGTCTCGTCTGCGTCAAGCGATGCGCTTAAGCCCGTGATCTCACAGGCCTACGACGCGGGAATTCCGATCATCTCGTTTAATACGGACAACCCGGGCTCCGACCAGATGGGCTTTGTCGGCCAGGACCTCAAGGCGTCGGGAGCTTCCGAGGCAGAGGAACTGCTGAAGACGCTCGGCGACAGTGCATCTGGAAAAGTCGTCGTGTTCTCCCTCGACACCGGGGCCGGCTGGTCTCACGATCGCTTCGGCGGTTTCGAAGAGGCGCTGGCCGACACTGATCTCGAGGTCGTCGGACCGGTCAACGTGGGCAACGAGCCCAGTGAGGCTTACAACACCGTTGCGTCGACGATGGCGGGACAGAAGGATGTTGTAGCAATCGCTGGTCTTGACTGCTGCTCGACGACCGCGGCTGCGAAATGGATCGCCCAGTCGGGCAAAGCCGCCGACATCGCCATGGTCGGTTTCGACCTTCTGTCAACGACAGCCGGCTACATCGAGGAAGGCGTCGTGACGTTCACGATCAGCCAGAACCCGACGGAGCAGGGCTACCAGGCGGTGAAGGTTCTCACCGATTTCCTGCAAGAGGGAATGCCCATTGAGGGGGTCGACACCGGGGCTCAGATCATCACCAAGGAGAACCTCGACGAAGCCACGGTGGAGGACTGA
- a CDS encoding ABC transporter permease: MTAATATAPRRASFDPRKLLHAREAGVFAALVLLFILGAVLSPSFMQAGNLLSVGQQISQIGIMAVGATFVIVNGEIDLSVGSVYALAAISTGLAIEGGTPWSIAIVIGLAVGAVAGLLNGLAVVMLGVPSFIVTLGSLSVFRGVALLISDGAPISLSSSQAGVAEFNLIGQGYLFGVIPMQLVVFAVIAALGVVLLSRSRLGFNTYAVGGNPEAARLVGIEVKGVKLTAFIIAGLTAAAAGVLGLSFLSYVQGVTGTGLELTVISAVIIGGAALFGGSGTMWGTIIGVAFIGLLQNILNINGISSFWQTVVTGLVIVAAVATDTWQRRRKSKA; this comes from the coding sequence GTGACCGCAGCTACCGCCACCGCCCCGCGGCGTGCATCGTTCGACCCGCGCAAGCTGCTGCACGCCCGCGAAGCTGGCGTGTTCGCCGCCCTTGTGCTCCTCTTTATTCTTGGCGCCGTTCTCTCGCCGAGTTTCATGCAGGCGGGAAACCTCCTCTCGGTCGGCCAGCAGATCTCGCAGATCGGGATCATGGCCGTTGGCGCGACATTCGTGATCGTCAACGGTGAGATCGACCTGTCAGTCGGATCCGTATACGCGCTGGCAGCGATCTCAACAGGACTCGCAATCGAAGGTGGAACGCCGTGGTCCATCGCGATTGTGATCGGTCTTGCTGTCGGTGCCGTCGCCGGGCTGCTCAACGGTCTTGCCGTCGTGATGCTCGGGGTCCCCAGCTTCATCGTCACGCTTGGAAGCCTGAGTGTCTTTCGCGGTGTTGCGCTCTTGATCTCTGACGGAGCCCCGATCTCTCTGAGCTCCAGTCAGGCCGGCGTCGCCGAGTTCAACCTGATCGGTCAGGGATACCTGTTCGGTGTGATTCCCATGCAGCTTGTCGTCTTTGCTGTGATCGCCGCTCTCGGAGTCGTGCTGCTGTCTCGCTCGCGGCTCGGCTTCAACACCTACGCCGTCGGGGGCAACCCTGAGGCAGCCAGGCTCGTCGGCATTGAGGTGAAAGGCGTCAAGCTCACGGCGTTCATCATCGCCGGTCTCACCGCTGCAGCCGCGGGAGTGCTCGGGCTTTCGTTCCTCTCGTACGTTCAGGGAGTGACCGGAACCGGCCTCGAGCTGACCGTCATCTCAGCCGTCATCATCGGTGGCGCTGCACTCTTCGGCGGATCAGGAACGATGTGGGGAACCATCATCGGCGTGGCGTTCATCGGACTGCTGCAGAACATCCTCAATATCAACGGCATTTCATCGTTCTGGCAGACCGTCGTGACCGGTCTTGTCATCGTGGCGGCTGTCGCTACAGACACCTGGCAGCGGCGGCGAAAGTCCAAGGCTTAG